From the genome of Sylvia atricapilla isolate bSylAtr1 chromosome 26, bSylAtr1.pri, whole genome shotgun sequence, one region includes:
- the SPPL2B gene encoding signal peptide peptidase-like 2B isoform X2: MAARPARLHLWLLLHLLPQVYCEYGMVHVLSEKGSSKGKDYCILFNSQWAHLPHDLGKASLLQLQDQTASVLCSPSDVPDGGFNNQIPMVMRGNCTFYEKVRLAQINGARGLLIVSRERLSFGSSVKGAMYAPNEPVLDYNMVIIFVMAVGTVAIGGYWAGSRDVKKRYMKHKRDDGAEKHDDETVDVTPIMICVFVVMCCSMLVLLYFFYDHLVYVIIGIFCLAASIGLYSCLSPFVRRFPLGKCRIPDNNLPYFHKRPQVRMLLLGVFCISVSIVWGIFRNEDQWAWVLQDALGIAFCLYMLKTIRLPTFKGCTLLLLVLFVYDVFFVFITPFLTKTGESIMVEVAAGPSDSATREKLPMVLKVPRLNSSPLALCDRPFSLLGFGDILVPGLLVAYCHRFDIQVQSSRVYFVACTIAYGIGLLVTFVALALMQMGQPALLYLVPCTLLTSFVVALWRRELAMFWTGSGFAKDLPQPPVVIAPVNCPPLPKDSSVPASQQDTEQMTNPTLHVKELHSSGSAEEELADTSAKTDQSEISIAHSEEPTAQNKDDLESKCLNAEQKQLE; encoded by the exons GTGTACTGTGAGTATGGGATGGTACATGTCCTTTCAGAGAAGGggagcagcaaaggaaaagacTACTGTATTCTCTTCAACTCTCAGTGGGCCCATTTGCCACACGATCTGGGTAAAGCT tcactCTTGCAACTGCAGGATCAGACAGCATCTGTTTTGTGTTCTCCTTCTGATGTACCTGATGGGGGATTTAATAATCAAATCCCCATGGTGATGCGAGGAAATTGCACTTTCTATGAGAAAGTGAGGCTTGCTCAGATAAATGGGGCTCGTGGGCTGCTGATTGTTAGTAGAGAGAGACTG AGTTTTGGCAGCTCAGTGAAAGGAGCAATGTACGCACCAAATGAGCCTGTGCTGGACTACAACATGGTGATTATCTTTGTCATGGCCGTGGGGACTGTTGCAATTGGAGGCTACTGGGCAGGAAGCAGAGATGTGAAAAA GAGGTACATGAAGCACAAACGTGATGATGGGGCAGAGAAACATGATGATGAAACAGTGGATGTGACTCCCATAATGATCTGTGTGTTTGTAGTGATGTGCTGCTCAATGCTCGTCCTCCTTTATTTCTTCTATGACCACTTAG tctaTGTTATAATAGGAATATTCTGCCTGGCTGCCTCAATTGGTCTTTACAGTTGTCTGTCTCCTTTTGTAAGAAGATTCCCCTTGGGAAAGTGTAG AATCCCAGACAACAACTTGCCTTATTTTCACAAGCGGCCCCAGGTCCGGATGTTGCTCTTGGGAGTATTTTGTATCTCTGTCAGCATAGTCTGGGGAATCTTCAGAAATGAAGATCA GTGGGCCTGGGTTCTGCAAGATGCTTTAGGAATTGCTTTCTGTCTTTACATGTTGAAAACAATTCGCTTGCCTACATTTAAG GGTTGCACCTTACTCCTCCTGGTTCTTTTTGTGTATGATGTATTCTTTGTATTTATCACACCTTTTCTAACAAAG ACTGGGGAGAGTATAATGGTGGAGGTGGCTGCAGGCCCATCTGATTCTGCCACTCGTGAAAAG CTCCCAATGGTCCTGAAGGTTCCACGACTGAATTCCTCACCATTGGCTCTATGTGACAGGCCTTTTTCTCTCCTAGGATTTGGAGACATTTTAGTTCCAG gCTTACTGGTAGCCTATTGCCATAGATTTGATATTCAGGTGCAGTCATCCAGAGTTTATTTTGTAGCCTGCACAATAG cataTGGCATAGGCCTTCTTGTGACCTTTGTTGCCTTGGCACTCATGCAGATGGGCCAGCCTGCTCTCCTCTACCTGGTGCCCTGCACTCTCCTCACCAGCTTCGTAGTGGCCCTTTGGAGAAGGGAGCTTGCCATGTTCTGGACGGGCAGCGGCTTTGCG AAAGACCTACCTCAGCCTCCCGTGGTGATAGCTCCTGTCAACTGCCCTCCACTTCCCAAAGACAGCAGTGTACCAGCCTCTCAGCAAGACACAGAGCAGATGACCAATCCCACCCTCCACGTGAAGGAGCTGCACAGCTCCGGGTCGGCTGAAGAGGAGTTGGCTGATACCAGTGCAAAGACAGACCAGTCAGAAATCTCTATTGCCCACAGTGAGGAACCAACTGCTCAGAATAAGGATGACCTTGAAAGCAAATGCCTAAATGCAGAACAAAAACAGTTGGAATAA
- the SPPL2B gene encoding signal peptide peptidase-like 2B isoform X1: MAARPARLHLWLLLHLLPQVYCEYGMVHVLSEKGSSKGKDYCILFNSQWAHLPHDLGKASLLQLQDQTASVLCSPSDVPDGGFNNQIPMVMRGNCTFYEKVRLAQINGARGLLIVSRERLVPPGGNRSQYEEIDIPVALLSYTDMLDIGKSFGSSVKGAMYAPNEPVLDYNMVIIFVMAVGTVAIGGYWAGSRDVKKRYMKHKRDDGAEKHDDETVDVTPIMICVFVVMCCSMLVLLYFFYDHLVYVIIGIFCLAASIGLYSCLSPFVRRFPLGKCRIPDNNLPYFHKRPQVRMLLLGVFCISVSIVWGIFRNEDQWAWVLQDALGIAFCLYMLKTIRLPTFKGCTLLLLVLFVYDVFFVFITPFLTKTGESIMVEVAAGPSDSATREKLPMVLKVPRLNSSPLALCDRPFSLLGFGDILVPGLLVAYCHRFDIQVQSSRVYFVACTIAYGIGLLVTFVALALMQMGQPALLYLVPCTLLTSFVVALWRRELAMFWTGSGFAKDLPQPPVVIAPVNCPPLPKDSSVPASQQDTEQMTNPTLHVKELHSSGSAEEELADTSAKTDQSEISIAHSEEPTAQNKDDLESKCLNAEQKQLE; this comes from the exons GTGTACTGTGAGTATGGGATGGTACATGTCCTTTCAGAGAAGGggagcagcaaaggaaaagacTACTGTATTCTCTTCAACTCTCAGTGGGCCCATTTGCCACACGATCTGGGTAAAGCT tcactCTTGCAACTGCAGGATCAGACAGCATCTGTTTTGTGTTCTCCTTCTGATGTACCTGATGGGGGATTTAATAATCAAATCCCCATGGTGATGCGAGGAAATTGCACTTTCTATGAGAAAGTGAGGCTTGCTCAGATAAATGGGGCTCGTGGGCTGCTGATTGTTAGTAGAGAGAGACTG GTTCCTCCTGGAGGTAATAGGAGTCAGTATGAAGAGATTGATATTCCTGTGGCTCTGCTTAGCTATACTGATATGTTAGATATTGGCAAG AGTTTTGGCAGCTCAGTGAAAGGAGCAATGTACGCACCAAATGAGCCTGTGCTGGACTACAACATGGTGATTATCTTTGTCATGGCCGTGGGGACTGTTGCAATTGGAGGCTACTGGGCAGGAAGCAGAGATGTGAAAAA GAGGTACATGAAGCACAAACGTGATGATGGGGCAGAGAAACATGATGATGAAACAGTGGATGTGACTCCCATAATGATCTGTGTGTTTGTAGTGATGTGCTGCTCAATGCTCGTCCTCCTTTATTTCTTCTATGACCACTTAG tctaTGTTATAATAGGAATATTCTGCCTGGCTGCCTCAATTGGTCTTTACAGTTGTCTGTCTCCTTTTGTAAGAAGATTCCCCTTGGGAAAGTGTAG AATCCCAGACAACAACTTGCCTTATTTTCACAAGCGGCCCCAGGTCCGGATGTTGCTCTTGGGAGTATTTTGTATCTCTGTCAGCATAGTCTGGGGAATCTTCAGAAATGAAGATCA GTGGGCCTGGGTTCTGCAAGATGCTTTAGGAATTGCTTTCTGTCTTTACATGTTGAAAACAATTCGCTTGCCTACATTTAAG GGTTGCACCTTACTCCTCCTGGTTCTTTTTGTGTATGATGTATTCTTTGTATTTATCACACCTTTTCTAACAAAG ACTGGGGAGAGTATAATGGTGGAGGTGGCTGCAGGCCCATCTGATTCTGCCACTCGTGAAAAG CTCCCAATGGTCCTGAAGGTTCCACGACTGAATTCCTCACCATTGGCTCTATGTGACAGGCCTTTTTCTCTCCTAGGATTTGGAGACATTTTAGTTCCAG gCTTACTGGTAGCCTATTGCCATAGATTTGATATTCAGGTGCAGTCATCCAGAGTTTATTTTGTAGCCTGCACAATAG cataTGGCATAGGCCTTCTTGTGACCTTTGTTGCCTTGGCACTCATGCAGATGGGCCAGCCTGCTCTCCTCTACCTGGTGCCCTGCACTCTCCTCACCAGCTTCGTAGTGGCCCTTTGGAGAAGGGAGCTTGCCATGTTCTGGACGGGCAGCGGCTTTGCG AAAGACCTACCTCAGCCTCCCGTGGTGATAGCTCCTGTCAACTGCCCTCCACTTCCCAAAGACAGCAGTGTACCAGCCTCTCAGCAAGACACAGAGCAGATGACCAATCCCACCCTCCACGTGAAGGAGCTGCACAGCTCCGGGTCGGCTGAAGAGGAGTTGGCTGATACCAGTGCAAAGACAGACCAGTCAGAAATCTCTATTGCCCACAGTGAGGAACCAACTGCTCAGAATAAGGATGACCTTGAAAGCAAATGCCTAAATGCAGAACAAAAACAGTTGGAATAA
- the SPPL2B gene encoding signal peptide peptidase-like 2B isoform X3, producing the protein MAARPARLHLWLLLHLLPQVYCEYGMVHVLSEKGSSKGKDYCILFNSQWAHLPHDLGKASLLQLQDQTASVLCSPSDVPDGGFNNQIPMVMRGNCTFYEKVRLAQINGARGLLIVSRERLVPPGGNRSQYEEIDIPVALLSYTDMLDIGKSFGSSVKGAMYAPNEPVLDYNMVIIFVMAVGTVAIGGYWAGSRDVKKRYMKHKRDDGAEKHDDETVDVTPIMICVFVVMCCSMLVLLYFFYDHLVYVIIGIFCLAASIGLYSCLSPFVRRFPLGKCRIPDNNLPYFHKRPQVRMLLLGVFCISVSIVWGIFRNEDQWAWVLQDALGIAFCLYMLKTIRLPTFKGCTLLLLVLFVYDVFFVFITPFLTKTGESIMVEVAAGPSDSATREKLPMVLKVPRLNSSPLALCDRPFSLLGFGDILVPGLLVAYCHRFDIQVQSSRVYFVACTIAYGIGLLVTFVALALMQMGQPALLYLVPCTLLTSFVVALWRRELAMFWTGSGFAVNTSLI; encoded by the exons GTGTACTGTGAGTATGGGATGGTACATGTCCTTTCAGAGAAGGggagcagcaaaggaaaagacTACTGTATTCTCTTCAACTCTCAGTGGGCCCATTTGCCACACGATCTGGGTAAAGCT tcactCTTGCAACTGCAGGATCAGACAGCATCTGTTTTGTGTTCTCCTTCTGATGTACCTGATGGGGGATTTAATAATCAAATCCCCATGGTGATGCGAGGAAATTGCACTTTCTATGAGAAAGTGAGGCTTGCTCAGATAAATGGGGCTCGTGGGCTGCTGATTGTTAGTAGAGAGAGACTG GTTCCTCCTGGAGGTAATAGGAGTCAGTATGAAGAGATTGATATTCCTGTGGCTCTGCTTAGCTATACTGATATGTTAGATATTGGCAAG AGTTTTGGCAGCTCAGTGAAAGGAGCAATGTACGCACCAAATGAGCCTGTGCTGGACTACAACATGGTGATTATCTTTGTCATGGCCGTGGGGACTGTTGCAATTGGAGGCTACTGGGCAGGAAGCAGAGATGTGAAAAA GAGGTACATGAAGCACAAACGTGATGATGGGGCAGAGAAACATGATGATGAAACAGTGGATGTGACTCCCATAATGATCTGTGTGTTTGTAGTGATGTGCTGCTCAATGCTCGTCCTCCTTTATTTCTTCTATGACCACTTAG tctaTGTTATAATAGGAATATTCTGCCTGGCTGCCTCAATTGGTCTTTACAGTTGTCTGTCTCCTTTTGTAAGAAGATTCCCCTTGGGAAAGTGTAG AATCCCAGACAACAACTTGCCTTATTTTCACAAGCGGCCCCAGGTCCGGATGTTGCTCTTGGGAGTATTTTGTATCTCTGTCAGCATAGTCTGGGGAATCTTCAGAAATGAAGATCA GTGGGCCTGGGTTCTGCAAGATGCTTTAGGAATTGCTTTCTGTCTTTACATGTTGAAAACAATTCGCTTGCCTACATTTAAG GGTTGCACCTTACTCCTCCTGGTTCTTTTTGTGTATGATGTATTCTTTGTATTTATCACACCTTTTCTAACAAAG ACTGGGGAGAGTATAATGGTGGAGGTGGCTGCAGGCCCATCTGATTCTGCCACTCGTGAAAAG CTCCCAATGGTCCTGAAGGTTCCACGACTGAATTCCTCACCATTGGCTCTATGTGACAGGCCTTTTTCTCTCCTAGGATTTGGAGACATTTTAGTTCCAG gCTTACTGGTAGCCTATTGCCATAGATTTGATATTCAGGTGCAGTCATCCAGAGTTTATTTTGTAGCCTGCACAATAG cataTGGCATAGGCCTTCTTGTGACCTTTGTTGCCTTGGCACTCATGCAGATGGGCCAGCCTGCTCTCCTCTACCTGGTGCCCTGCACTCTCCTCACCAGCTTCGTAGTGGCCCTTTGGAGAAGGGAGCTTGCCATGTTCTGGACGGGCAGCGGCTTTGCGGTGAATACCAGTTTGATATGA